In the genome of Molothrus aeneus isolate 106 chromosome 5, BPBGC_Maene_1.0, whole genome shotgun sequence, one region contains:
- the SEPTIN3 gene encoding neuronal-specific septin-3 isoform X1 — translation MFKGPVDSKNEAAMSELVPEPRQKPVVPMKPMGINTSLLGYIGIDTIIEQMRKKTMKTGFDFNIMVVGQSGLGKSTLVNTLFKSQVSRKSSGWNREEKIPKTVEIKAIGHVIEEGGVKMKLTVIDTPGFGDQINNENCWEPIEKYINEQYEKFLKEEVNIARKKRIPDTRVHCCLYFISPTGHSLRPLDLEFMKHLSKVVNIIPVIAKADTMTLEEKTEFKQRVRKELEVNGIEFYPQKEFDEDLEDKTENDKIRQESMPFAVVGSDKEYQVNGKRVLGRKTPWGIIEVENLNHCEFALLRDFVIRTHLQDLKEVTHNIHYETYRAKRLNDNGGLPPMTVETEENHESNL, via the exons GACCAGTGGACAGCAAAAACGAAGCAGCCATGTCTGAGCTGGTCCCAGAGCCACGACAAAAACCAGTCGTACCAATGAAGCCCATGGGCATCAACACCAGCTTGCTGGGCTACATCGGTATCGACACCATCATTGAGCAGATGCGCAAGAAAACCATGAAGACAGGTTTTGACTTCAACATCATGGTTGTAG GTCAGAGTGGACTGGGAAAGTCAACACTGGTAAACACCCTCTTCAAATCTCAGGTGAGCCGCAAATCTTCAGGCTGGAACCGGGAGGAGAAAATCCCCAAGACAGTGGAGATCAAAGCCATTGGGCATG TCATTGAAGAAGGTGGTGTCAAAATGAAGCTGACAGTGATTGACACACCAGGATTTGGAGACCAGATCAACAATGAGAACTG CTGGGAGCCTATTGAGAAATACATCAACGAGCAATATGAAAAGTTTTTGAAAGAGGAGGTGAATATTGCAAGGAAGAAACGAATTCCAGACACACGCGTGCACTGCTGCCTCTACTTCATCTCTCCTACAGGGCACTC CTTGCGGCCTTTGGACCTGGAGTTCATGAAACATCTCAGCAAGGTAGTGAACATCATCCCAGTTATTGCTAAGGCTGACACCATGACCTTGGAGGAGAAGACCGAATTCAAACAAAGA GTGCGCAAGGAACTAGAAGTAAATGGGATCGAGTTTTATCCCCAGAAAGAATTTGATGAGGACTTGGAGGATAAAACAGAGAACGACAAAATCAGG CAGGAAAGCATGCCCTTTGCAGTAGTGGGCAGTGACAAGGAGTACCAAGTGAATGGCAAAAGAGTCCTGGGCAGGAAAACACCTTGGGGAATCATTGAAG tgGAAAACCTCAATCACTGTGAATTTGCCCTACTTCGAGATTTTGTCATCAG GACCCACCTTCAGGACCTAAAAGAAGTGACCCACAACATCCACTATGAGACCTACAGGGCCAAACGGCTGAATGACAACGGAGGGCTGCCCCCCATGACTGTGGAGACAGAGGAAAACCACGAAAGTAACCTGTGA
- the SEPTIN3 gene encoding neuronal-specific septin-3 isoform X2, with product MFKGPVDSKNEAAMSELVPEPRQKPVVPMKPMGINTSLLGYIGIDTIIEQMRKKTMKTGFDFNIMVVGQSGLGKSTLVNTLFKSQVSRKSSGWNREEKIPKTVEIKAIGHVIEEGGVKMKLTVIDTPGFGDQINNENCWEPIEKYINEQYEKFLKEEVNIARKKRIPDTRVHCCLYFISPTGHSLRPLDLEFMKHLSKVVNIIPVIAKADTMTLEEKTEFKQRVRKELEVNGIEFYPQKEFDEDLEDKTENDKIRESMPFAVVGSDKEYQVNGKRVLGRKTPWGIIEVENLNHCEFALLRDFVIRTHLQDLKEVTHNIHYETYRAKRLNDNGGLPPMTVETEENHESNL from the exons GACCAGTGGACAGCAAAAACGAAGCAGCCATGTCTGAGCTGGTCCCAGAGCCACGACAAAAACCAGTCGTACCAATGAAGCCCATGGGCATCAACACCAGCTTGCTGGGCTACATCGGTATCGACACCATCATTGAGCAGATGCGCAAGAAAACCATGAAGACAGGTTTTGACTTCAACATCATGGTTGTAG GTCAGAGTGGACTGGGAAAGTCAACACTGGTAAACACCCTCTTCAAATCTCAGGTGAGCCGCAAATCTTCAGGCTGGAACCGGGAGGAGAAAATCCCCAAGACAGTGGAGATCAAAGCCATTGGGCATG TCATTGAAGAAGGTGGTGTCAAAATGAAGCTGACAGTGATTGACACACCAGGATTTGGAGACCAGATCAACAATGAGAACTG CTGGGAGCCTATTGAGAAATACATCAACGAGCAATATGAAAAGTTTTTGAAAGAGGAGGTGAATATTGCAAGGAAGAAACGAATTCCAGACACACGCGTGCACTGCTGCCTCTACTTCATCTCTCCTACAGGGCACTC CTTGCGGCCTTTGGACCTGGAGTTCATGAAACATCTCAGCAAGGTAGTGAACATCATCCCAGTTATTGCTAAGGCTGACACCATGACCTTGGAGGAGAAGACCGAATTCAAACAAAGA GTGCGCAAGGAACTAGAAGTAAATGGGATCGAGTTTTATCCCCAGAAAGAATTTGATGAGGACTTGGAGGATAAAACAGAGAACGACAAAATCAGG GAAAGCATGCCCTTTGCAGTAGTGGGCAGTGACAAGGAGTACCAAGTGAATGGCAAAAGAGTCCTGGGCAGGAAAACACCTTGGGGAATCATTGAAG tgGAAAACCTCAATCACTGTGAATTTGCCCTACTTCGAGATTTTGTCATCAG GACCCACCTTCAGGACCTAAAAGAAGTGACCCACAACATCCACTATGAGACCTACAGGGCCAAACGGCTGAATGACAACGGAGGGCTGCCCCCCATGACTGTGGAGACAGAGGAAAACCACGAAAGTAACCTGTGA
- the SEPTIN3 gene encoding neuronal-specific septin-3 isoform X3 → MSELVPEPRQKPVVPMKPMGINTSLLGYIGIDTIIEQMRKKTMKTGFDFNIMVVGQSGLGKSTLVNTLFKSQVSRKSSGWNREEKIPKTVEIKAIGHVIEEGGVKMKLTVIDTPGFGDQINNENCWEPIEKYINEQYEKFLKEEVNIARKKRIPDTRVHCCLYFISPTGHSLRPLDLEFMKHLSKVVNIIPVIAKADTMTLEEKTEFKQRVRKELEVNGIEFYPQKEFDEDLEDKTENDKIRQESMPFAVVGSDKEYQVNGKRVLGRKTPWGIIEVENLNHCEFALLRDFVIRTHLQDLKEVTHNIHYETYRAKRLNDNGGLPPMTVETEENHESNL, encoded by the exons ATGTCTGAGCTGGTCCCAGAGCCACGACAAAAACCAGTCGTACCAATGAAGCCCATGGGCATCAACACCAGCTTGCTGGGCTACATCGGTATCGACACCATCATTGAGCAGATGCGCAAGAAAACCATGAAGACAGGTTTTGACTTCAACATCATGGTTGTAG GTCAGAGTGGACTGGGAAAGTCAACACTGGTAAACACCCTCTTCAAATCTCAGGTGAGCCGCAAATCTTCAGGCTGGAACCGGGAGGAGAAAATCCCCAAGACAGTGGAGATCAAAGCCATTGGGCATG TCATTGAAGAAGGTGGTGTCAAAATGAAGCTGACAGTGATTGACACACCAGGATTTGGAGACCAGATCAACAATGAGAACTG CTGGGAGCCTATTGAGAAATACATCAACGAGCAATATGAAAAGTTTTTGAAAGAGGAGGTGAATATTGCAAGGAAGAAACGAATTCCAGACACACGCGTGCACTGCTGCCTCTACTTCATCTCTCCTACAGGGCACTC CTTGCGGCCTTTGGACCTGGAGTTCATGAAACATCTCAGCAAGGTAGTGAACATCATCCCAGTTATTGCTAAGGCTGACACCATGACCTTGGAGGAGAAGACCGAATTCAAACAAAGA GTGCGCAAGGAACTAGAAGTAAATGGGATCGAGTTTTATCCCCAGAAAGAATTTGATGAGGACTTGGAGGATAAAACAGAGAACGACAAAATCAGG CAGGAAAGCATGCCCTTTGCAGTAGTGGGCAGTGACAAGGAGTACCAAGTGAATGGCAAAAGAGTCCTGGGCAGGAAAACACCTTGGGGAATCATTGAAG tgGAAAACCTCAATCACTGTGAATTTGCCCTACTTCGAGATTTTGTCATCAG GACCCACCTTCAGGACCTAAAAGAAGTGACCCACAACATCCACTATGAGACCTACAGGGCCAAACGGCTGAATGACAACGGAGGGCTGCCCCCCATGACTGTGGAGACAGAGGAAAACCACGAAAGTAACCTGTGA